Below is a genomic region from Brassica oleracea var. oleracea cultivar TO1000 chromosome C9, BOL, whole genome shotgun sequence.
TACAAGGAGGTATCGGTATCTGTTGGAACTCATCGATGGTTGTCGCAGTGAAGAATCTCACTCATTCTCCAAATACTTTAAAAGACTACTATTTAGCTATATATATAACATGTTAACTGATGTTTACCAAAAAAAATGTTAATTAATTGGGATAATTTGCAAAATACCCTATTTAGGATTTGAAATTTGATAATTGCATTTTCTATTTTAACTTTTGAAAAATACACTTCTTTAATTATGAATTGACCTTTTTACCCAAGATATAATTTGAAATTAATATATAAATAGAAATTAATAAAATATTATCATTAAAATTAGATAAATATGTGTGTTGAGATAAATATGTTATTTTACCATTTAAATTTTACAATAACAAAGATAAACATGTGAATTATGATTTGTTTTGACTTTATCATGATGTGTATACAGATTTTCCTTTATTTTATTTTCTTCAACTTACATAAACAAGTCATGTTGTTAAAAAAGAAAAGCAAGTCACGTTTGTCTCTACAAAATTTTCATCTTCTCTACTGGAGCCAAGTAAGTTCTAGCTAATATGATGTATTCGGATATGTGTTTTTTTTATTTTGAATATGAAAAAGAATTGCACTGATTATTATTCATCGGTTTGTTCTTTTTTTTCACGTGTCATGAAAATCTAATAAATCTGTTTGAGCCAATGATTTGATTCGTGTATCTTACAAAATTTTAATTTATGTTGTTTATATAGAGATGGAGTACAAGATTCAAAAAGGAAGTAATGGAAAAAGAAAGGCAGAGGAAGAACAAACACATACCAACAGTTTAAAGTCACATAAAACATATGGTGTTGCTTGCATTGAAGTCTTATCGAAAGATTACTTTCATGTGTATATGAAAGAGTTGGAAGAAATTCTGAACAATGGATTCACAAATAATTCTCTATCTCTAACGATTTTCTTTTAAAATAATTTTTTTAAAAAATTGTTTAATTGGAATTGATAATTAATAAGATTGGGCAATTTGGTAAATTTATATATAGATAAGTGTATTTTTCAAAAAACTTAAACAAGAGTGTATTTTTCAAATTATATTCTTATTGAAGTGCATTTATCCAAATTTTCCCTAATTATTACTCTATAAGAAATTTAACATTTTAATTTGCCAGTAAAGATTGTCGGCCCACTTTGGCTAGAATTTGGCAAACTCCAAGAAAGGTTAGACCGTGTTTTTAGGTAGATCGAATGGCACTTACGATTTCCTGGACTAGTTTAGAACGGATCAAATTTTGGTAAAAAGAAGTAAGAATGTATTCAGTAAGATTAATTTGTTAGAAGTTATAACACATATAAACGAGTGGTTGAAACATAATGCTTACTATAAAAAATCTTACAAAGTTAAAGACGACAACGTAAATATTATTAAATCACCCGTAATCCTTAACCTATCTCCGATCTTTGGAGGAAGATGACGTTGAAGAAAAAGAAGAGCAGCTTGATCTGTAATCCTCAGACTTCTCAGTTCTCTCCAATTCACCACAAGAATTTGAACCACCATGACGAGCATTCTTATTATCTGATATATGAATCACACATGCAAATTAAATGTTTGTGTGGAGAATTTACATAATTAATATTAACATCATTTTTTTATGAAACTTAAAAAAAACTTAAGAATCACAATGATTATACATTTATACTAGTAACATTAAATCATGCTTTGCAGAATGACGAAATGATTAACTTAGATATTTTTTCACAATTACACCAAGTTAAGATTGTTATTCCTGCATTGATTATTCGAGATTAGTTGACAATGATTAAAAAGACTTATGAATGGTGACGAAGAGAAACAATGCATTCATTAACATTCCTAAGAAATTTTACCATTCATAAGGAATGGTTTTCCCCTTCATTCCTTTTCATTCCTTTTATTATAGAGAAATATTGAATAAATTTGTTCTTCACTATATGATAAGGAATCATTATTCCTCATTATTCCTATAATTTTATTCCTTTCCGTTCATTTTCTATCTGTTTCTAATGTTCCTGTAATGGTTACCATATGATTCCGCATTTTAACAGAATAATTGACAATAAATCCATAAATATTTGGGTTGTACTTGATTGAAAATATACTATATATCTTGCGGATCATCTATGTAATAAGAAACTACAAACCAATATGTAAAACCTTTTATTTGTGTAAACAAATATGTAAAACTTGTCATAAACGTAACGCGTAATTACCTCGACTAAGCATGCTTTGGCTTGACCATTTAGAGAAATATTTGTTTCGAATATTCTTCCATTTCCAAAGCTTAACGTTCGCCGTAAAAAGAGAACGTTTATTTGATTCTCCGAACGAAGGTTTAGTGAGGCTACGGCTGAGGTGTGCCGGAGGAGGAGTAATCGGAGGAACGATTTCTTCAGGGGGAGGATTGATGGGAGTTCCCGGCTGCATTTCCCACTTGAAAGGAACTCCATCGTTGAGGCTCCGATGATGGTAATAATAGAAGAGTCTAGAGGAAACTCCAACCGATGAGCTTCTTGAGATCTCTGATCCTCTCTTGCATAAGTTATCTTCCATCAACAATAACGAAGCTTTTGGTGTTGGAGTTGTGTTGTTGTGTTCTTGATTCATGATGAATGTTCGTGTGAAGAGTTAGAGACAAGAGAGAAGAGATGTGAGTATTTTACTGGCTGAATCATAGAAGATATGAGACGTTTGAGATTTATGGAGATGAAAATATACTTATATCTAATTAAGGAAAGACTGAAATCCTATCCACTCCACTGTAAATGGGGTAAGAATGGTTTATCAAAAAAAAAACATTAAGGTTGTAAGAGTTTATTATTTGAATCTTAGACGCATATTATTATTACATGTAATGGGTTTTGATCATTATGTGTACGATATCATTGTAATAACAAGGGTTTGACTTGCACCAAAAAAAAAATAACAAGGGTTTGACTTTATATCATACAAACAGCCTCTATTGCTTATTTCTTCGTTGCCTTGGTTGCTTGCTTGCGCACCTGAAAATGTGTAACTACGAGACGAATTTGATTTCTTATCATATAAACGATTTATTATTTTATTTAAAATACATCAAAATTTAATCAAAGTAGTTGTAGTTTAGTGGTTTTCATCGATTTAGTTAAAAGATAATATCCCATTTTATTTAATGCACATTTAGTTAGCAAACCCCAATATTTATTCTAAATAAACGATTTAAGAAACTCAATTAGCCGGTTGAAGAAATATAACTATTACAATCAAAAACATTTATTGCATATCTTTTCCCACTAAGGAAATACTGCCGTAAGGGAAAGGCTTGAATGTTTTTTTGTAGACTTGTAGTTATCTAAATAAAATAGTATATGATTTCCTTATATGTATCTTTTTTGTTGTTGTTAAAAGTCCGTTATATATGTGTACTTATAGATTATTTAATATTTCCACAAACGGAGAAATCCAACAAACAATCGAAAAGCACAAAAAATGAAAGCTAAAAAAAATAGTATTAGTAAATACCATATGATAGCTTCACAACAGGGAATAAGAAAAGAAAGACTGCTCTCAATCAAGAGCCGAGCATGGAAACACGTTACTGCTAGGTCTCAGAGCATATGATTATTGGAGGGTTCTTAGGACGAGGTTCTTAACGGAATATAAGAATCCGTCTCTTAACTTTTAACTAAAAAAAATAAAATAAGAGTTTTAAAAGTTGGTTAAAAGTTAAAAGAGCTGGTTAAAAGTTAAAATAATTTTAGTTAAAATTTAAGATACGGGTTCTTATATTCCGTTAAGAACTCCACTCTAAC
It encodes:
- the LOC106315010 gene encoding uncharacterized protein LOC106315010; protein product: MYYFVLGGNGLVLIDVANRKFLAEFLRALITYAREDQRSQEAHRLEFPLDSSIITIIGASTMEFLSSGKCSRELPSILPLKKSFLRLLLLRHTSAVASLNLRSENQINVLFLRRTLSFGNGRIFETNISLNGQAKACLVEIIRMLVMVVQILVVNWRELRSLRITDQAALLFLQRHLPPKIGDRLRITGDLIIFTLSSLTL